A single Filimonas effusa DNA region contains:
- a CDS encoding response regulator — protein sequence MASFKSILLIEDDPITIMVCERIIRMTGFAEQLTSVTNGQEAIDYLQELAKTDRNAMPDIIFLDINMPVMDGWEFLEQFHHIQPLFTTQPAVYVLSSTVDPEDYTRAESYGIVRRFVSKPLTREVLESIQ from the coding sequence ATGGCGAGCTTTAAATCTATACTTTTAATTGAGGATGATCCGATTACCATTATGGTATGCGAGCGGATCATTCGTATGACCGGTTTTGCAGAGCAACTGACATCGGTGACCAACGGCCAGGAGGCGATAGACTACCTCCAGGAGCTGGCCAAAACGGACCGCAACGCCATGCCCGACATTATTTTCCTGGATATTAATATGCCCGTTATGGATGGGTGGGAATTCCTGGAACAGTTTCATCATATACAACCACTTTTTACCACACAGCCAGCTGTTTATGTATTGTCTTCCACAGTAGACCCTGAAGATTATACCCGTGCAGAGTCGTATGGCATTGTGCGGCGTTTTGTTTCCAAGCCGCTTACACGCGAGGTTCTGGAGAGCATACAGTAG
- a CDS encoding 4-alpha-glucanotransferase — MKLTIQLRFYTRFGQTLFISGNHPLLGNNNPEQALPMHYGGKDYWEIQLHIAPLEVPVSDIEYHFLLRDADGTWYEDWGEGRKLRFQEWKTEDLLVTDTWNNASFYLNAFYTEPFREVLLQSKPGAVAAKTIKSSHLFRVRYPLLPKGQVLCLLGSSLIMGSWDTAQPLLMREPKADGYWELPLYLLNGDFPITYKYGIYDTAGKRFVRFEDGENRVLYASGTADSLVVVNDGFAHLPDTSWKGAGVAIPVFSLRSKTSMGCGDFTDLKQLTNWAVRTGLRLIQILPVNDTTATYKWTDCYPYAAISAFALHPVYLNLYDVAGDENAAVVKAAAKEKKRLEALDVLDYEAVIQLKMDLSKQLYELQGKKTAASSDYKAFFAANAHWLVPYARFSYLRDKYGSAHFSGWPEHSAYDEQELEALSKKPAVKKQLGFYYFLQYHLHKQLREAAAYAHSKGIILKGDIAIGIYRDSVDAWQQPSQYHMNLQAGAPPDDFAVKGQNWGFPTYNWEKMQQDGFAWWKQRLAQMGHYFDAFRIDHILGFFRIWSIPQHAVEGILGYFVPALPVYGHEFEERGIWFDHKRYTRPYITAALLDTLFGEEARKVAKAFLEEDGKEGLYKLKPAFATQRQVEAHFAGADATDMHALKLRQGLYDLISNVILLEVAGMEGQFHFRFDMQDTYSFQQLDMDTQWKLKQLYNNYFFERQDAFWKREAMQKLPVLKKVTDMLICGEDLGLVPASVPDVMKQLGLLSLEVQRMPKDPRTAFFRPYRAPYLSVVTPSTHDMSTIRGWWEEDRAITQHFYNEELQHTGEAPLVCDAWINKEIVNQHLQSPAMWSIFQLQDLLGIDAAIRRRNAAEERINIPANPRHYWQYRMHLTLEKLLKESDFNTTLQNMVKAAGR; from the coding sequence ATGAAACTTACTATTCAGCTACGGTTTTACACCAGGTTTGGTCAAACGCTTTTTATCTCAGGAAATCATCCTTTACTGGGGAACAATAACCCTGAACAGGCCCTGCCGATGCATTATGGCGGGAAAGACTATTGGGAGATACAGTTGCATATAGCACCGCTGGAGGTCCCTGTTTCCGATATTGAATATCATTTTCTGCTTCGTGATGCAGATGGCACCTGGTATGAAGACTGGGGAGAAGGCCGCAAGCTTCGATTCCAGGAGTGGAAGACGGAGGATCTGCTGGTGACCGATACCTGGAACAATGCATCGTTTTACCTGAATGCTTTTTATACGGAGCCATTCCGGGAGGTGTTGCTGCAAAGCAAGCCTGGTGCGGTTGCTGCGAAAACCATCAAGAGCAGTCATTTGTTCCGTGTACGTTATCCGTTGTTGCCTAAGGGGCAGGTTTTGTGCCTGCTGGGCAGTAGTCTCATTATGGGCAGTTGGGATACGGCGCAGCCATTATTGATGCGCGAGCCGAAAGCGGACGGGTACTGGGAGCTACCGCTGTATCTGCTGAACGGCGATTTTCCCATTACGTATAAGTATGGCATTTATGATACGGCGGGCAAACGTTTTGTAAGATTTGAAGACGGTGAAAACCGGGTGTTATACGCCAGCGGCACTGCTGACAGCCTGGTGGTGGTGAATGATGGTTTTGCGCATTTGCCTGATACCAGCTGGAAAGGTGCGGGCGTAGCCATTCCCGTTTTCAGTTTACGCAGCAAGACCAGTATGGGTTGCGGCGATTTTACGGATCTGAAGCAGCTTACCAACTGGGCTGTGCGCACGGGGTTGCGGTTAATACAAATACTTCCTGTAAACGATACTACGGCTACCTACAAGTGGACCGATTGTTATCCATATGCGGCGATCTCTGCTTTTGCATTACATCCCGTTTACCTGAATTTATATGATGTTGCCGGCGACGAAAATGCTGCGGTTGTAAAGGCGGCTGCGAAAGAGAAGAAGCGGCTTGAGGCGCTGGATGTGCTGGATTATGAAGCGGTAATACAGCTGAAGATGGATCTGTCGAAACAGTTGTATGAGCTGCAGGGCAAGAAAACCGCCGCCAGCAGCGATTATAAGGCGTTTTTTGCGGCTAATGCGCACTGGCTGGTACCATATGCCCGTTTCAGTTATTTACGTGATAAATACGGCTCTGCTCATTTCAGCGGGTGGCCTGAGCATAGTGCTTATGATGAGCAGGAGCTGGAGGCGTTATCGAAGAAGCCGGCTGTAAAGAAGCAGCTGGGTTTCTATTATTTTCTGCAATATCATTTGCATAAGCAGCTAAGAGAGGCGGCTGCGTATGCGCATTCGAAGGGTATTATACTGAAAGGAGATATTGCAATAGGAATATACAGGGATAGTGTTGATGCGTGGCAGCAGCCATCGCAATACCATATGAACCTGCAGGCGGGCGCGCCGCCGGATGATTTTGCGGTAAAAGGCCAGAACTGGGGATTTCCTACCTATAACTGGGAGAAGATGCAGCAGGATGGTTTTGCGTGGTGGAAGCAAAGGCTGGCGCAGATGGGGCATTATTTCGATGCTTTCCGTATCGATCATATCCTGGGTTTTTTCAGGATATGGAGTATTCCGCAGCATGCCGTTGAGGGCATATTGGGGTATTTTGTTCCTGCGTTGCCGGTGTATGGTCATGAGTTTGAGGAGCGTGGTATCTGGTTTGATCATAAGCGTTATACGCGTCCCTATATTACGGCAGCCTTACTCGATACCTTGTTTGGAGAAGAGGCGCGTAAGGTTGCCAAAGCTTTTTTAGAGGAAGATGGTAAAGAAGGGCTGTACAAGCTGAAGCCGGCTTTTGCTACGCAGCGGCAGGTGGAGGCACATTTTGCGGGTGCGGATGCTACCGACATGCATGCGTTGAAGCTGCGGCAGGGGTTGTATGATCTTATCTCGAATGTGATATTGCTGGAGGTTGCGGGTATGGAAGGGCAGTTCCATTTCCGTTTTGACATGCAGGATACTTATTCGTTCCAGCAATTGGATATGGATACGCAGTGGAAGTTGAAGCAGCTTTACAACAATTACTTTTTTGAGCGGCAGGATGCGTTCTGGAAACGCGAAGCCATGCAGAAGCTGCCGGTGCTGAAGAAGGTAACGGATATGCTGATCTGTGGTGAGGACCTGGGGCTGGTACCTGCATCGGTGCCTGATGTGATGAAGCAATTGGGATTACTGAGCCTGGAGGTACAGCGGATGCCTAAAGATCCGCGGACGGCATTTTTCAGACCTTACCGGGCGCCTTATTTAAGCGTGGTGACGCCATCGACCCATGACATGAGCACCATCCGGGGGTGGTGGGAAGAAGACCGTGCCATCACGCAGCATTTTTATAACGAGGAGTTACAGCATACTGGCGAAGCGCCGCTGGTATGTGATGCGTGGATCAATAAAGAGATCGTTAACCAGCATTTACAGTCGCCTGCGATGTGGAGTATTTTCCAGTTACAAGACTTGCTGGGTATTGACGCGGCTATCCGGCGCAGGAATGCTGCGGAGGAGCGGATCAATATACCGGCTAATCCGCGGCATTACTGGCAGTACCGGATGCATCTTACACTTGAGAAGCTGTTAAAGGAGAGCGACTTCAATACAACGTTGCAAAACATGGTAAAAGCGGCGGGCCGGTAA
- a CDS encoding endonuclease MutS2 encodes MKLYPESAITQLEFDKVKALLNAHCKTEYAKNKAIALRVHNRKEYILTELQQTHEYRLLLQMAMYFPNDYVLNISKDIKLLGIPGSTLTGEQWMLVRKLAESIEKIFRWFDNDRRTGYPALSKVIAESYYEKVIIELIDEVLDEYGNVKDTASDELQKIRMGLYKKRNELRRMFDKVVSRLSKAGYTADIDESFSNGRRVVAVFSEYKRQVKGILHGESDSRKTAFVEPEETIPLNNEVFALENDERKEVMRILRDLTSRLSVYSSLLAVYHDIVGEFDFIRAKARLGIDMNGNYPNVVDKAHIELKDAYHPLLYLYNQKSGKPTIPVTLTLDEQHRLLIISGPNAGGKTVTMKTIGLNQLMLQSGLLVPVHPTSQMGIFRQLFIHIGDTQSIEFELSTYSSHLMHMKYFIENANGKTMFFIDELGSGSDPNLGGAFAEVILEELARRHSLGIVTTHYLNLKVMATRTAGIVNGAMAFDEVHLQPLYKLMVGKPGSSYTFSIAERIGLPQQLISRARKLVDEDHFRLDKLLNRTEQDLQQLDKEKKELHKLLRENEKLKKEMEQVIHKEKHLQQIALLKQQNKITEDRIEYLKDMERKLRQIVLEWRKAEDKTVVMKQVQNLLFKKKEQIVNSKVAQKLESKYREVAGDIVVGAKVKLKKNYQVGEVKEVRGRRAIVQIGVIPMNVDITDLTVVEEKKTS; translated from the coding sequence ATGAAACTTTATCCAGAATCGGCGATCACGCAATTGGAGTTTGACAAGGTGAAGGCCCTGTTAAATGCGCATTGTAAAACTGAATATGCGAAGAATAAGGCGATAGCGCTGCGGGTTCATAACCGCAAGGAATATATTCTTACGGAGCTGCAGCAGACACATGAGTACCGGCTGCTGTTGCAGATGGCGATGTATTTCCCGAACGACTATGTACTGAACATTTCGAAAGATATAAAGCTGCTGGGGATACCGGGCAGTACCTTAACGGGCGAGCAGTGGATGCTGGTGCGCAAGCTGGCGGAGAGTATAGAAAAGATCTTCCGTTGGTTTGATAATGACCGGAGGACGGGTTATCCTGCGTTAAGCAAGGTGATAGCGGAGAGTTACTATGAGAAGGTGATCATAGAGCTGATAGACGAGGTGCTTGATGAATACGGGAATGTTAAGGACACTGCTTCGGACGAGCTGCAGAAGATAAGGATGGGGCTTTACAAGAAGCGGAACGAGCTGCGCCGGATGTTTGACAAGGTGGTAAGCCGTTTGTCGAAAGCGGGTTATACGGCGGATATCGATGAAAGTTTCAGCAACGGGCGAAGGGTGGTGGCTGTATTTTCGGAGTATAAGCGGCAGGTGAAGGGGATTTTGCATGGGGAGAGTGACAGCCGTAAAACTGCGTTTGTAGAGCCTGAGGAAACGATACCGTTGAACAATGAGGTATTTGCGCTGGAGAATGATGAGCGTAAGGAGGTGATGCGGATACTGCGTGATCTTACTTCGCGGTTATCGGTTTACAGCAGTCTGCTGGCGGTGTACCATGACATCGTAGGTGAATTTGACTTTATAAGGGCCAAGGCGCGGCTTGGTATTGATATGAATGGTAATTATCCCAATGTGGTTGATAAGGCCCATATAGAGCTCAAGGATGCGTATCACCCGCTATTATACCTGTACAACCAGAAGTCGGGCAAGCCAACGATACCTGTAACCCTTACGCTGGATGAGCAGCACCGGTTGCTTATCATCAGCGGGCCCAATGCGGGTGGCAAGACGGTGACGATGAAAACGATTGGATTGAACCAACTGATGTTGCAGAGTGGTTTGCTGGTGCCAGTGCATCCTACATCACAGATGGGGATATTCCGGCAGTTGTTCATTCATATAGGGGATACGCAGAGCATCGAGTTTGAGCTGAGCACTTATTCGTCGCACCTGATGCATATGAAGTATTTCATAGAAAATGCGAATGGCAAGACGATGTTCTTTATCGATGAGCTTGGCAGCGGGAGTGATCCGAACCTGGGCGGGGCTTTTGCGGAGGTGATACTGGAGGAGCTGGCGCGGAGGCATTCGCTGGGTATTGTAACCACACACTATCTGAACCTGAAGGTGATGGCGACGCGGACGGCGGGTATTGTGAATGGTGCGATGGCGTTTGACGAGGTGCATTTGCAGCCATTGTACAAGCTGATGGTGGGCAAGCCGGGCAGTTCGTATACTTTTTCGATAGCGGAGCGTATTGGTTTGCCGCAGCAGCTAATCAGCCGTGCGCGCAAGCTGGTGGATGAAGATCATTTCAGGCTTGACAAGCTTTTGAACAGAACGGAACAGGATTTGCAGCAACTGGATAAAGAGAAGAAAGAGCTTCACAAGCTGCTCCGGGAAAATGAAAAGCTCAAAAAGGAGATGGAGCAGGTCATTCACAAAGAAAAGCATCTGCAACAAATAGCGTTGCTGAAACAGCAGAACAAGATCACTGAAGACCGGATAGAATACCTTAAGGATATGGAACGCAAGCTTCGTCAGATAGTGCTGGAGTGGCGGAAAGCTGAAGACAAGACTGTTGTGATGAAGCAGGTGCAGAACCTGTTATTCAAGAAAAAGGAGCAGATTGTAAACAGCAAGGTGGCGCAGAAGCTGGAATCGAAGTACCGTGAGGTAGCGGGAGATATTGTTGTGGGAGCGAAAGTGAAGCTAAAAAAGAACTACCAGGTAGGAGAGGTGAAGGAAGTGAGAGGCCGCAGAGCTATTGTGCAAATAGGAGTAATACCTATGAATGTGGATATTACAGATTTGACGGTTGTAGAAGAAAAGAAAACATCTTAG
- a CDS encoding dipeptide epimerase, with protein sequence MTLHYWTHELPFQYPFTISNGRTKTHQPTLVVALQLGSWFGIGEAPAITYYNITVEKMVADLEAKKRMVEKFAFTEPARYWHYLHHLFPDNPFLVCALDMAGWDLAGKMRGKPLYELWNTPWEHTPFTDYTIGIDTIEKMVAKMKAHPWPVYKIKLGTPDDIGIMEALRSYTDAPFRVDANAGWTLDEALDKLPRLAALGVEFVEQPLAKDNWDGMKILFERSPLPLLADESCVFEQDVSRCDGHFHGINIKLTKCSGITPAIRMIREARSLGMKVMMGSMNECTIGSAAIANFLPQLDYADLDGPLLLSEDRATGLTYSNGNVTLSGKPGLGIDLQ encoded by the coding sequence ATGACTTTACATTATTGGACGCACGAACTGCCATTTCAGTATCCTTTTACCATTTCGAACGGGCGCACCAAAACGCATCAGCCTACGCTGGTGGTGGCTTTGCAGCTTGGGTCGTGGTTTGGGATAGGGGAGGCGCCGGCTATCACCTACTACAATATTACTGTTGAGAAGATGGTGGCGGACCTGGAGGCGAAGAAGCGGATGGTTGAGAAGTTTGCTTTTACCGAGCCAGCGCGTTACTGGCATTACCTGCATCATTTGTTTCCTGACAATCCATTCCTGGTTTGCGCCCTGGATATGGCGGGCTGGGACCTGGCGGGCAAGATGCGTGGCAAACCTTTGTATGAGCTATGGAATACGCCATGGGAACACACACCTTTTACCGACTATACTATAGGCATCGATACCATAGAAAAGATGGTTGCCAAAATGAAGGCTCATCCGTGGCCGGTTTACAAGATAAAGCTGGGGACCCCTGATGATATAGGGATTATGGAAGCTTTGCGCAGTTATACCGATGCGCCTTTCCGTGTTGATGCCAATGCTGGATGGACATTGGATGAGGCTTTGGACAAGCTACCCCGGCTTGCGGCATTGGGCGTTGAGTTTGTGGAGCAACCCCTGGCAAAGGATAATTGGGACGGCATGAAGATCTTGTTTGAACGTTCGCCTTTGCCATTGCTGGCTGATGAGAGTTGTGTGTTTGAGCAGGATGTATCGCGGTGTGACGGGCATTTTCACGGGATCAATATCAAACTTACCAAATGCAGTGGTATCACCCCTGCTATCAGGATGATACGGGAGGCGCGGTCGCTTGGGATGAAGGTGATGATGGGCAGTATGAATGAGTGTACCATTGGTTCGGCGGCCATTGCCAATTTTCTTCCGCAGCTGGATTATGCAGACCTGGACGGGCCGTTGTTATTAAGTGAAGACAGGGCTACGGGGTTAACGTACAGCAATGGGAATGTTACCTTATCGGGTAAACCGGGTCTTGGTATAGACCTGCAATAA
- a CDS encoding response regulator, with the protein MKLSLNTRLAFGFTVAILLVLIVGGVSFLSFRKQITEGDLVKHTYEVITEVDDIQKLLIDMETGRRGYRGTADTSFLRPYEDALPRLRPSVNQLHLLVKDNDTQRENVIQLQEGIERLLSFWSGLGKTAAFYSKQDIINVTNQEKHLMDNVRVVLRKMSKDEDVLLKRREERNERSITYTTWTLCVGTVLILVIVIFLILVIVKEFRNRKKAELDLQKSFEELEALNSSNMAQNWLLKGVGELNKEMQGVGELSMLADAIMKSLVTYLQLPAGGLFIFDGNEGKLKLVSSMGLAGDVKKSYALGEGLPGRAGLGHELLEIKDVPAGYWSLESASGSGEAGLLVYVPLWLNEELKGVIELAGFKPLHPAQRDLLLTVVDSLATAINAAQAQERVRLLLERVQEQKEELEHQQEELRQTNEELTRQAEILQASEEELRVQEEELRQINTELEERNEAVEVARQSLVQKARELEVTSRYKSEFLANMSHELRTPLNSVLILANILSENKTGNLSDKQIEYAHIIHKSGSDLLKLINDILDLSKIEAGKVELNFEETSLKQIKNDIGQLFNVVAEEKDIAFAVNVDLSLPETVNTDVQRLEQVIKNLLSNAFKFTPAKGKVILDIYAESGKRTLQDRNLDVSEGLIAFAVKDTGIGIPEEKQPLIFEAFQQADGSTSRKYGGTGLGLSISKELVKILGGEMHITSEEGKGSTFTVYLPLNKVAAVAPAVVARQDEGKLDTAEVDAASITPQTKVADDRNYINKGEKVMLIIEDDPQFARIVQDFARSKKYKTIVALQGDEGLYYARTYKPAAIILDMQLPVIDGWSLLKIFKNDSLLQHIPVHIISAADESRLSSDGAIAYLNKPVSKNDLENAFTLIGSHILAQIKKVLVLSGDYLKDDNLRTLMQERQFDVEPTYAHTVEEAVAVMKEVQFDCIIADIGKDVERGVEALQRLRNEAPVADVPVIIYLDSDISPANELKLKRVSNVIIRESSFARDRLMDEMELFLYKIQEGGPRPASQQPVAVTDNNILINKKVLLVDDDMRNVFALSTALEQQQMDVITASDGKEALEQLQQHPDIQLVLMDIMMPEMDGFEAIRRIRNQLKLTRLPVIALTAKAMQGDKEKCIEAGASDYITKPVDTNRLFSLMRVWLSQ; encoded by the coding sequence ATGAAATTATCACTCAACACCCGATTGGCGTTTGGTTTTACGGTTGCCATACTACTTGTTTTAATAGTGGGGGGCGTTTCTTTCCTGTCGTTCAGGAAGCAGATAACGGAGGGGGACCTGGTGAAACATACATATGAGGTGATTACCGAGGTTGACGACATACAAAAGCTTTTGATAGATATGGAGACGGGGCGTCGTGGTTACAGGGGGACTGCCGATACGAGTTTCCTGCGACCATACGAGGATGCGCTTCCGCGGCTCCGTCCTTCGGTGAACCAGTTGCATTTGCTGGTAAAGGATAACGATACCCAGCGGGAGAATGTGATACAGTTACAGGAGGGGATTGAAAGGCTGCTTAGTTTCTGGAGCGGGCTTGGGAAAACGGCTGCGTTTTATTCGAAGCAGGATATCATCAATGTCACCAACCAGGAAAAACACCTGATGGATAATGTGCGTGTGGTATTACGGAAGATGAGCAAGGATGAGGATGTTTTACTGAAGCGGCGGGAGGAGCGGAATGAGCGCTCTATTACTTATACCACCTGGACATTGTGTGTTGGTACTGTTTTGATCCTGGTCATTGTTATTTTCCTGATACTGGTTATCGTAAAAGAGTTCCGCAACCGGAAAAAGGCGGAGCTGGATTTGCAGAAGAGCTTTGAGGAGCTGGAAGCGCTGAATAGTTCGAATATGGCCCAGAACTGGCTTTTAAAAGGAGTTGGGGAACTTAATAAAGAGATGCAGGGAGTTGGCGAGTTATCGATGCTGGCTGATGCTATCATGAAAAGCCTGGTGACCTACCTGCAATTGCCTGCCGGCGGTCTGTTCATTTTTGATGGTAATGAAGGGAAGCTGAAGCTGGTAAGTTCTATGGGGCTTGCGGGTGATGTGAAGAAGTCGTATGCATTGGGTGAAGGTTTACCGGGGCGTGCGGGCCTGGGGCATGAGCTGCTGGAGATAAAAGATGTACCTGCCGGTTACTGGAGTTTAGAGTCTGCCAGTGGCAGTGGAGAAGCGGGTTTGCTGGTTTATGTACCGCTTTGGTTAAACGAAGAATTGAAAGGTGTTATAGAGCTGGCTGGGTTTAAGCCGCTTCATCCTGCGCAGCGGGATCTGTTATTGACGGTTGTTGATTCACTGGCTACAGCCATTAATGCGGCCCAGGCGCAGGAGCGGGTGCGGTTATTGCTCGAGCGTGTTCAGGAGCAGAAAGAAGAGCTGGAGCATCAGCAGGAGGAGTTGAGGCAAACGAACGAGGAGCTTACGCGACAGGCTGAGATATTACAGGCTTCGGAAGAAGAGCTGCGGGTACAGGAGGAGGAACTGCGCCAGATAAATACGGAGCTGGAAGAGCGGAATGAGGCTGTAGAGGTGGCGCGCCAGTCGCTTGTTCAGAAAGCGCGTGAGCTGGAGGTTACCAGCCGTTACAAGTCGGAGTTCCTTGCGAATATGTCGCATGAGCTGCGCACGCCTTTAAACAGTGTGCTTATACTGGCGAACATACTTTCGGAGAATAAAACCGGCAATCTTTCCGACAAACAAATAGAGTACGCTCATATTATACATAAATCGGGTTCGGACCTGCTTAAACTTATCAATGACATACTTGACCTGTCGAAGATAGAAGCGGGCAAGGTGGAGTTGAATTTCGAGGAAACAAGTCTGAAGCAGATAAAGAACGATATAGGTCAGTTGTTCAATGTTGTGGCAGAGGAAAAGGATATCGCGTTTGCGGTAAACGTAGATCTGTCGTTGCCTGAGACTGTTAATACGGATGTGCAAAGGCTGGAGCAGGTGATCAAGAATCTGTTGTCGAATGCATTCAAGTTCACGCCTGCGAAGGGCAAGGTTATACTTGATATTTATGCTGAAAGCGGCAAGCGGACGCTGCAGGACCGGAACCTGGATGTTTCGGAAGGGCTGATCGCTTTTGCTGTAAAAGATACGGGTATTGGCATTCCGGAGGAGAAGCAGCCTTTGATATTCGAGGCGTTCCAGCAGGCTGATGGTTCTACCAGCCGTAAGTATGGTGGTACGGGGCTTGGGCTTTCGATAAGCAAGGAGCTGGTGAAGATACTGGGTGGCGAAATGCATATAACCAGTGAAGAAGGCAAGGGTAGTACATTCACGGTGTACCTGCCGCTGAACAAGGTGGCGGCAGTTGCGCCAGCTGTAGTGGCGCGCCAGGATGAGGGCAAGCTGGACACAGCGGAAGTTGATGCCGCTTCTATTACGCCCCAGACCAAAGTTGCAGACGACCGTAACTATATCAATAAAGGAGAGAAGGTAATGCTGATCATTGAAGATGATCCGCAGTTTGCGCGTATCGTACAGGATTTTGCGCGCAGCAAGAAGTATAAGACCATTGTGGCTTTACAGGGTGATGAGGGTTTGTATTATGCCCGTACGTATAAGCCTGCGGCTATTATCCTGGATATGCAGCTTCCGGTGATAGATGGATGGAGTTTGCTGAAGATCTTTAAGAACGACAGTTTGCTGCAGCATATACCGGTGCATATAATATCTGCTGCTGACGAGTCGCGGCTGTCGTCGGACGGGGCTATCGCTTATTTGAATAAGCCTGTATCGAAGAACGATCTTGAGAACGCGTTTACGCTTATAGGTTCGCATATATTGGCCCAGATCAAAAAGGTACTGGTGCTTTCGGGTGATTATCTTAAAGATGATAACCTGCGGACGTTGATGCAGGAGCGTCAATTTGATGTGGAGCCTACCTATGCGCATACCGTTGAGGAGGCTGTTGCTGTTATGAAGGAGGTGCAGTTCGACTGTATCATAGCTGATATAGGTAAAGATGTGGAGCGTGGTGTTGAAGCGTTGCAGCGGTTAAGGAATGAAGCGCCTGTTGCGGATGTGCCGGTGATCATTTATTTAGACAGTGATATTTCGCCGGCAAATGAGCTGAAGTTAAAGCGGGTGTCGAATGTGATCATCCGTGAATCTTCTTTTGCGCGTGACCGTTTGATGGATGAGATGGAACTGTTTTTGTATAAGATACAGGAGGGTGGTCCGCGGCCTGCATCGCAGCAGCCGGTAGCTGTAACGGATAACAATATACTGATAAATAAGAAAGTGTTGCTTGTAGATGATGATATGCGTAATGTGTTTGCGTTAAGCACGGCATTGGAGCAGCAGCAGATGGATGTTATTACGGCTAGTGATGGCAAGGAGGCGTTGGAGCAGTTACAGCAGCACCCGGATATACAGCTGGTGCTGATGGATATTATGATGCCTGAGATGGATGGTTTTGAGGCTATCCGCCGTATCAGGAACCAGTTGAAGTTAACGCGTTTGCCTGTAATAGCGCTTACTGCGAAAGCGATGCAGGGAGATAAGGAGAAATGTATTGAAGCCGGTGCTTCTGATTATATTACAAAACCCGTTGATACCAACAGGTTGTTTTCGCTGATGCGTGTGTGGTTATCTCAATAG
- a CDS encoding CheR family methyltransferase encodes MNPKTDISANELAEIVSLIKHNYGYDFGDYARASLNRRIMRFMDTARIKNLYDLKYHLTNDKDIFSWFLQTVTVNVTEMFRDPVFYKALREKVLPKLASYPIIKIWHAGCSTGEEVFSMCILLHEAGLLDRARIYATDLNPANIEKAKTGIIPVRYMKDYTANYIQSGGTSDFSMYYTARYENAIIAKDLRRNVIFSQHNLVSDQVFNEFQLICCRNVLIYFNKELQNRIFHLFYDSLTPMGYMAIGMKESLLFTDMRHKFETVQSATKIYRRKT; translated from the coding sequence ATGAATCCGAAGACTGACATATCTGCCAATGAACTGGCTGAAATTGTATCCCTGATCAAGCATAATTACGGGTATGATTTCGGGGATTACGCCAGGGCGTCACTGAACCGTCGTATCATGCGGTTTATGGATACGGCCCGTATTAAGAATTTATATGATCTCAAGTATCATCTTACGAATGATAAGGATATTTTCTCGTGGTTTCTGCAAACGGTGACGGTGAACGTTACGGAGATGTTCCGGGATCCTGTTTTCTATAAAGCTTTACGGGAGAAGGTTTTGCCGAAGCTGGCCTCTTATCCTATCATTAAAATATGGCATGCGGGTTGTTCTACGGGGGAAGAAGTGTTCTCGATGTGTATATTGTTACATGAAGCCGGGTTGCTTGACAGGGCGCGTATCTATGCTACAGATCTGAATCCTGCCAATATAGAGAAGGCGAAAACGGGGATCATACCGGTGCGTTATATGAAAGATTATACGGCGAATTATATACAGTCGGGTGGTACGAGTGATTTTTCGATGTATTATACTGCCCGTTACGAGAATGCCATTATTGCGAAGGATCTACGGCGTAACGTGATTTTTTCGCAGCATAACCTGGTGAGCGACCAGGTGTTCAACGAGTTTCAACTGATCTGTTGCAGGAATGTATTGATCTATTTCAATAAGGAGCTGCAGAACCGTATATTTCATTTGTTCTATGATAGTCTGACGCCTATGGGTTATATGGCTATAGGAATGAAGGAGTCGCTTTTGTTTACTGATATGCGCCATAAATTTGAGACGGTTCAATCCGCTACCAAAATATACCGGCGAAAAACCTAA
- a CDS encoding chemotaxis protein CheB, translated as MPSAVEKLVIIGGSAGSLPVLLDIVESLPAGFEAPVVIVLHRLKNVSSDMDKILADSQEHMHIREPEDKEPIRAGHIYLAPQNYHLLLEVEKTFSLDYSELVHFSRPSIDVSFESAARVFGKHLTAVLLSGANQDGAAGIEAVAAAGGTAIVQDPSSTDYPAMPTAAIQKTNDILILQPVDIVNYFKKGNS; from the coding sequence ATGCCATCTGCTGTTGAAAAACTGGTGATCATAGGAGGGTCGGCGGGAAGTTTGCCTGTACTCCTTGATATTGTAGAGAGCCTTCCTGCAGGTTTTGAGGCTCCTGTTGTTATTGTGCTGCACCGTTTAAAGAATGTAAGCAGTGATATGGATAAGATACTTGCGGATTCGCAGGAGCATATGCATATAAGGGAGCCTGAGGACAAAGAGCCTATACGTGCGGGTCATATTTACCTGGCGCCGCAGAATTATCACCTGCTGCTGGAGGTTGAAAAAACGTTTAGCCTGGATTATTCGGAGCTGGTGCATTTCAGCCGTCCGTCGATAGATGTGAGTTTTGAAAGTGCTGCTCGGGTGTTTGGCAAGCATCTTACGGCGGTATTGCTAAGTGGGGCCAACCAGGACGGAGCTGCTGGTATTGAGGCAGTTGCGGCGGCTGGGGGGACAGCCATCGTACAGGACCCCAGTTCGACAGATTATCCGGCAATGCCAACAGCAGCCATCCAAAAAACTAATGATATCCTTATCTTGCAGCCCGTTGACATAGTAAACTATTTTAAAAAAGGGAATTCCTAA